The nucleotide sequence TTGCCTTGTTCCATGATGCCCCATTAGGCCTTAAACCAACTATAACATTTAATCCACTATCTTTCATGTTCAATGCCTGAGCTCTTCCTTGACTTCCATAACCAATAACTGCTATAGTTTTATCTTTAACTGCATCGAATGTTACATCCTTATCGTAGAATATTTTAACCATTTCTACCACCACAAGACAATTTTTTATTTAAATGTCGCTACATCTATTAACTGCTAAATAATATTTTAAGGTTTTCGGTTAATTTGCAATTATGGGGATTTATAAGTATAACGAATAATTTAAATACTATTAAAATTTAGAAATAAAATATTATAGAAGAAAATAGACAAAAATTTAAAACTATAGTTATTCATTATTTTAAAAATTGTTAAAATTTACATGGTGAAATACAATCTTTGGTCCTAATAATGCGGGGAAAACAAATTTGTTTAGGGTTTTAAAATTACTAAAAAATATTATAAACAATAGAGTATCTTCCACTGATTTAGAGACGCATCTATATGATAAAAATAAAAAAACAGCAAAAATAAATGTAGAGGTTTTGTTTGATGAGAGTGATAAAGAAATAATATCGAAATTTCTTAGAATTTTCTTTAAAATAAATAGTCCTGAAATTATAAAGCTGTGTAATTACCTAAAATTAAATGTTATGGATAATATTACAAACTACTTTTCAGAAGGGAGGTATATATGGGAATGTTCTGAATTATATTGTAGAGAGCCATATTTTATACTTAGATTGAGAAATTTGGAAGAAGATATGGAAAAAATAATAAATTACTTAAAAGAACGAGAGCTAACTGAAATTACTACAGATTTGATTGACCACAGTAAAGTTATACAAGAATTGGGCCATGAAGTTGAGGTCATAAAGCTTACGAATGATTTAAAGAATATTATAACCTCATCAGTTAATGCACTGTTATCAACCTATAGAGAAAATAAAGAACTATACTTTAGCACTTTGATTAATGGGGAAGAAATCATTACTCAATTAATTGGTGAAAAAGATACATTAATAAAAGAATTTTTAGAAAATTTTGGAAAGTATGTTGATTATATTATGAAGTTGAAAATGGATGAAAATATATTGAGGGCATTTATCGTCTTATTATCTTTAAATGAGCTTTTAATTAATAGGATGTCAATTGATATTGATAAGGTTTTAGAATACATTAAGAAAAATCCTTGGGATATGGAAATAATCAAATATCTACAAGAAATAGTTGAATTTTGTGAAATAAATTACAATAATAAAAAAATTTCATTGAATGATGTACTATTAAAAATATATGAAAATGGCATAATATGCTACGAGTATAACCATTTAGAAGAGCTAAAATTGGGGATTCCAAATTCTAAATTTGCTGAACTCTTTAAATGTTTGTTTGAAAATAAAAATAAAAATAAAGAAAGTAACATAAAATTAATGAAAATATTAAGAGCTTCTGAAAAGAAAGGATTATATTTGGGGATTCCACCAGAAAACTGGGTTTCTAATTATCTATTTTACCTAAAAAATAACATAAATCCAAAGTTAAGGGAAAGATATATAAAAATTAAAAAAATGTTTGAATACATATTTAGAGATGAAAATCTTAGTTTTGACTCAATTTTAATTAACAATAGGCCAGATATTGCAGTATATTCAAAAGACTTTGAAATTCCTATAAGTATGGTAGGATTAGGGGTAAAAAAGATTTTAGAAATATTAACTCTAATATTTGGTTATGAAGGGAAAGTAATTTTGCTTGAAACTCCATCGGGACATCTTCATCCAAAGTATCAAAAGAGGTTAGTAAAAATTTTTAAAAATCAAAATATTGAATCACAAATATTTGTAATTACGTATTCCCCTTACTTTATAAATGGAATGTCTATCAATAATACGTTTAGATTTTATAAAAGGGGGGAGAAATCTACAAGATCTATTCGAATAAAAGATATAATAGAAAAATTAGAAAAAATGTATGGTCATAAATACATTATTGACTCTCACATTAAGAGAATGTTTTTATCAGATGCTGTAATTCTTATGAGCACTAATATACTAAATCTTACAATAACAGATTTAGTAGAATTAGCAGAAGCCCCTGTTGATGAATATATTATTGAAACGATATATTTGAGAAATATAAAATCCTATAAAGACTATTTAAGCTTATTAGAATTTATGAAAATTCCGTACATTCTGATATTTAGTGAGTGGGATATCTATAGTTTATATAAAAAAGAAGTATTTAAAGAACATGATGGGTTGAAAATAAGATATAAACTATTAGATGAAGGGAAATATCCAAGAGAAATAGAGGCTTATCTAAAATTTTTTGAGAATAAGCATCCATTTTGGTTATCTAAAGAAGAATTTGAATCAATAGTGAAAGATTATATTGAAACTATAGAAAATCATAGAAAAGAACTTAAAAGAAAAGGTTATAATATATTAACAACTTACGAAGATGTTGCTAAATATTGTATAAATCCATTAAAGGAAAAATTAGATAACATCATTAGAGAAAAACTCTTTATATTTACATATCCTGAATCTTTAGAGATGATATTGGTTAATAAAGATAAAATAAAGCATCCGGTTGAAAAGACACCTTATGAAAAGTCTGAAATAAAAAGATTTAAAGAATTTTTTGAATACTTCATTAAATATCACCAATTGTAATTAAAAAGGTGAAACAGTGATATTAATAAAAGATGCATTTGTAAATGGAAAAAGGCAGGATATATTAATTGAAGGAAATAAAATAAAAAAGATAGGAGAGGTTAAAAAAGAAGAGATAGAGAATGCTGAAATTATAGATGGAAAAAACAAGATAGCCATCCCTGGGTTGATAAATACACACACCCATATACCAATGACTTTATTTAGGGGAGTTGCTGACGACTTACCTTTAATGGAGTGGTTAAATAACTATATCTGGCCTATGGAGGCAAAGTTGAATGAAGAAATTGTTTATTGGGGAACTTTATTGGGATGTATAGAGATGGTTAGAAGTGGAACAACAACATTCAACGATATGTATTTCTTCTTAGAGGGGATTGCTAAGGCTGTAGATGAGAGCGGAATGAGGGCTGTTTTAGCTTACGGAATGATTGACTTATTTGATGAAGAAAAAAGAGAGAAAGAGATTAAAAATGCTGAGAAATATATAAATTATATAAATAGCTTAAATAACAGCAGAATAATGCCTGCTTTAGGACCTCATGCACCATATACATGCTCTAAAGAGCTTTTAATGGAGGTTAATAGTTTAGCTAAAAAATATAACGTCCCTATCCATATACACATGAATGAAACTTTGGATGAGATTAAAATGGTTAAAGAGAAAACAGGTATGGAACCTTTTGTTTATCTAAATTCATTTGGTTTCTTTGATGGTGTTAGAGTTATAACTGCCCACTGCGTGCATTTAACAGATGAAGAGATTAAAATAATGAAAGAAAAAAACATAAACGTCTCTCACAACCCAATTAGCAACTTAAAATTAGCTTCTGGAATAGCCCCAATTCCAAAGCTTTTGAATGAGGGAATAAACATTACCTTAGGAACTGATGGTTGTGGAAGTAACAATAACTTAAACTTATTTGAAGAGATAAAAGTATCTGCAATCTTACATAAGGGGGTTAATTTAAATCCAACTGTTGTTAAAGCAGAAACTGCATTTAACTTTGCCACTAAAAATGGGGCTAAGGCATTGAATATAAAAGCTGGAGAGATAAAAGAAGGATATTTAGCAGATATTGTTTTAATAAACTTGGATAAACCTTACTTATATCCAAAAGAGAATATAATGTCTCATTTAGTTTATGCGTTTAATGGCTTTGTGGATGATGTTATCATAGATGGAAATATAGTTATGAGGGATGGAAAGATTTTAACTGTTGATGAAGAAAAGGTCTATGAAAAAGCTGAAGAAATGTATGAAATATTGAGAAGCTAATTTTAATCTTTAAATTCATTTAACATTTTTATCAATAACCACTTATTAACAATTTTTATATTTTTTAAAATTATCCCACCTTTTGCATCATAGCCAAAAATTAAGATATCTTCCCCGTTATATTTCAAAATAAATGTCTTTTTTTCTTTCACTAAAATCTCAGCTATTTTTGAAATTTCTGATAAAAAAGATTTTAAATCATCAATTTTCTCTAAAAAACTTTTTAACTTTCCGTTCTCTGATTTTGGAGAAATTGTTTCTATAATTTTCTTTAGTGATTTTATATTCTCAATATCCAATATAATGTAATCCCTACTAATCACTAAAGAAAAAATATTGGTTAATGTTACCTCTAAACTACCTTCTTTTATCAATCTCTGAAATAAAAATAGATAATTTAGATTATTAAGCAAAATCTCACTTGTTTATTCTTTTTTCTCTTTCTTTAATGGAACAATTTTTAAACCAACTTCACCGTCAATGGTTAATTTATTAAATACAATCTTAACTTCGCTTCCACTACCTTCTAAGACTTTAGCTATTTTTTCAACATCTACATTAACTTTAGGTAATTTACCTTTAACTTCATCTAATAATTTTAACATCTCTTCAACTTTTTCCTTTGAAACTACATCTTTCTTTTCTTTTAAATTATTTAAGAAGTTAGTTATTTTTTCTATCTTTTCTGCAATTTCTTTAGGAACTTCAATTTTTATTTCTTTAACTTCCTTACCTTCTGACATATTAATCCCCCACGATTTTTATTAGTTGTAATCAATTATTTAATCTTGGTTATATTTAAAGGTATCTATTTGTTCAATAGTTATCAAGTATATTTTTAAATTCTTTTAAGGCATTGTCAACATCAATATCTTCTATCTTTTTTATTTTCCTTAAGAATTCTTTTCTTAGCTCTATAATATCTTTAATCTTATCTTTACTAAATTTACATGATTTTATATATTCACTTACGATTTTTCTCGTTTCTTTATCAATTTTATCAAAAATATTATCGTTTTTATTTTTATTTTCATCTTCAATATAAAACTTAGGAATTTCTTTACTTTTTTCAATTAATTTTTTAGCAATATTTTCTAAATCAATATCTTTTGTCGTATCTATTATTAAAAACGGTTCATCCCATTTATATTTTTTCCCTGGTTCATCAAACTTTTCATACATCTTTTTAATTACTTCATTTGGTATCTTTTCCCCTCTCTCAATATTCCTTTTAATTAAAACATCTAAAGGAGCTTTTAAATATATTATAGCATAATTTTTGTTGTATTTTTTGGCTATATTTATTAAATCCCTTCTCATTGAGTTGTAATAATTGGTGTCGTCAACAATAACCCAATAGTTTTTTAAGGCATTATCTATTAAGTTATGTGTTGTTTTTCTAATAAATTCTTCATATTTTTCTTTCCAAATTGGAAAACTCTCTCTAATCAAATCACTTCCTAAGATTATAATGTCAATGTTATTTTTACTCAAAACCTTTGCCAAATTCTTTGAGAATGTTGATTTCCCAACCCCTGGCAGTCCTGTTAAAATGATTAACATGATATCCCCCAAACTTATTTTTAGGGTAAAATATAAATATGAGGAAGTCAATAATAGTGTATAGATGTGGCACAATCAAGGTGATAGCGTGAGCTTATCAATGAATTTAAAATTATGTAATTATCACAACTGTAACTGCAATATTGGAGAGGAATATTATAATCACACTTATCCTCAATTTTGGAATAGAGTTATTGAGAAGTATAAGCTCAATAGAATAATTTCTTATGATTTCACTTCCTTGCCTTATTATAGATTTGTGGGAATGGTTGGAGATTTTATTTCAAAGAATATCACAACAGGACCTTGCCTATTAACACCAAAAGAAATTAGAAAGCTCAACCCTAATATAGATTTTGAAGAAGTTAAGAAGATGTTTTTAAGACATCCAACATTTGAAGATTATGTATCAGTGGCTATTGAGACAAATAAGGGATATAAAAACCACATAATAATTGAAACTTACGAATATGCAAAACTTGTTGAATATAAGACAAAAATACCTTTTGAGGAGGCATTAAAATTAACTAAACTCAGTGCAAAGAACTTTAAAAAATACTACAAAAAGAAAGTTAAGGCAAAATATTATCTAACGCACAAAAAATCATTTGATAGAAGGTTGAGAGAACTTTGTAATGAGTATTACAAATATTACTTAGAAAATGCAAACATTTCAAAGAAAGGGAAGGAAATAATAAAAAACAATCCTGAAGAATCAACTTGGTTGAGGATTAAAGTTTCATTCCTTCCAGAGGCAATAAATAAAGATAACTCTACAATAGTTGAGCCAGTTTCAAGTATTGAGGGAATGTTATTAGCTCACAAAATTTCAGAAGTTAGTGGAATTGTTGTTAGAAGTCCACCAACTTTAAATTTAAAACCAATTATGAATGAAGGAAATGAGAACGAGATATTTTACTTAAACAATGATATAGAGGAAGAAATAAAAAAACTAACTTATGGAACAAGAACAAAGTGGGGATGCTCATTGTATCACAACCTTTTATTCCTAAATTCCCCAATATGTTGCAACAAAAATTGCGAAGAGTGTTTAGAAATCTTTATAAATAAAATTAAAAATATTAAAAATTAATGGGGTGAAAAAATGATTTATGACACAATAATTATTGGTGCTGGACCTGGGGGATTAACCGCTGGGATATACGCTATGAGAGGTAAGTTAAACGCCATATGTATAGAAAAAGAAAATGCTGGGGGGAGGATTGCTGAAGCTGGAATTGTTGAAAACTATCCTGGATTTGAAGAGATTAGAGGATATGAATTAGCTGAAAAATTTAAAAATCATGCTGAAAAGTTTAAACTACCTATAGTGTATGATGAAGTTGTTAAAATAGAAACTAAAGAGAGACCATTTAAGGTTATAACAAAAAATTCTGAGTATTTAACTAAAACTATAGTTATAGCAACTGGAACAAGGTCCAAAAAACTTGGTTTAAATGAAGATAAGTTTGTTGGTAAAGGAGTTAGTTACTGCACAATGTGTGATGCCTTCTTCTATTTAAATAAGGAAGTTATAGTTATTGGAAGGGACACTCCAGCAATAATGAGTGCTATAAATTTAAAAGACATCGCTAAAAAGGTTATTGTAATTACGGATAAATCAGAGTTAAAAGCTGCTGAGCCAATAATGTTAGATAAGCTTAAAGAAGCTAATAACGTTGAAATAATATACAATGCTAAACCATTAGAAATTATTGGAGAAGAAAGAGCAGAAGGAGTTAAAATATCAGTTGATGGAAAGGAAGAAATAATAAAGGCAGATGGGATATTTATAAGCTTAGGACATGTTCCAAATACTGAGTTTTTAAAAGATAGTGAAATAGAATTGGATAAAAAAGGATTTGTTAAAACAGATGAAAATTGTAAGACAAATATAGATGGAATTTATGCTGTAGGAGATGTTAGGGGAGGGATTATGCAGGTAGCAAAAGCTGTAGGAGATGGATGTGTAGCTATGGCAAATATTATTAAATACCTGCAAAAATTATAAAAAATTAATAATTTTTAGCATAAAAATTAATTATTTTAACTATTTTGTGTTAAAGGAATATCATAGGACTTTCGCAGTTTATATATTAATTTGGCACTTAGATGCCTTTAGGCATCAATTTTCATTAATAAATATTTATTCCTGCGAAAGTCCTATGTCATAAACAATATCTCCTATTTTAAAGTTTAATCTTAAATCCTCTATGTTATCTGGTTTTTTGAATATCCAATATCCTTCAATTTCTTGATTAATTCCAATTTCTATTTCATCAATCCCTCCAATTTTCCAATATTTTTCATTTCCAGAAACTAAACACACTTCTGTAGGGGCAAATTTGTATGTGTCGGAATTTAAGTTTTTGGCTATAAAATCAACTCTAAATACTTTTTCAATTTTATTAGTTTGGTTATTATAAACTCTGTAATAACCAAATTCTTTTACAATGAATTTTATTCCCACATCATCTCTAAATTCTTCTATATTAGTTTTTATTGAGTTTTCATGATATTCTTTTTCAAAGATTTCTTTCATTTCTTTTTCTGAATATCTTTCAATTGTTCCATAGGTTGTTTTTGATATCTTTATGTTGTTATACTCATAAGTCAATACAAATTTTGCATTACTATAAAAGCCCTTAATTTTTGGTAATTCAATCTCATAGTAATAATTTGCTTTCATAGGAAGCTCGTTAATATCATAAGTTTTTTTAAACAACAAACCACTATCATCAAATATCTCTAATATAACTTTTCCACTATTAACTTTTGCTAAACTGCCATTTTCATAGGTTAATGCAAACTGAATTTTTGTTTTATTACCTTCTTTTACAATATACATATATTTTATTTCTTTTATTTTATTTAATTGCTCTTTTTCAGTTTTTTAAATTAAACTTTCATTATCTAATGGTTTATTTGTTTCAATATTATTTATTTCATTATTTACATTTGTTGTTTTATTTGTAGTGCATCCACATAGCAAAACAGCAATTATAAAAATAAAAAATAGCTTTTTCATAACTTTCACCTCACAAAAATAAATAAAAAAAGAAAAAATTTAGAGAGTGATTTTATTTATCATCTAATTTACTCTTTTAATGCTGGAATTATCTTCTTACCAATTAATTTAATTGCTGTTTCTTTGTTTGGTCCAATTGGTGAACCAGCAACGATTTGTGTAACTCCCATTTCAGCTAATTTCTTACACTTCTCAACAACATCATCTGGTGTTCCGTAGATTGAGAATGCTTCTAACATAGCATCGTCAACTGTTCCAAATGCTGTTCCAAAGTCCCCTTTCTTCAATGCTTCTCTTATCTTCTCAACTTTTTCCACATCAATTCCATGTCTCTCTAAGACAACTGGTGGTGAACCTGCAGCAATGAAAGCAACAACTGGAACTGCTGCTTGCTTAGCTTTTTCTGCATTTTTATCAACTGACATACATGCATAAGCAGCAACATCAATTTCATCCATACTTCTTCCAGCAGCTTCAGCTCCCTTCTTAATTAATGGAATTGCTGCTTCAAAGTCTTTTGGATTTGATGCGTTAATTAAAACTCCATCAGCAATCATACCTGCTGTTTCTAACATCTTTGGTCCTTGTGCTCCAACATAAACAGGAACTTTCTTTTGAATTGGTTTTACAGCTAAAGCAGCTCCTGCAACTTTAACAACTTTTCCTTCAAATGAAACTCTCTCTCCAGCTAATAATTTTCTCATAACTTCAATTGACTCTTTTAATGTTGTAACTGGCTTAACCCACTCAATTCCTAAAGCATCGAATGTTGCTTTATCTCCTGGACCAATACCTAAAACAGCTCTTCCCCCTGATATTTCATCTAATGTTGCAATAGCTGATGCTGTTATTGCTGGATTTCTAACGTACGGGTTTGTAACTCCTGGCCCCAATTTTATTTTGTTTGTGTTCATTGCGATAGCTGTTAAAGCCATGTATACGTTTCTGTTGTTGTAGTGGTCTGTAATCCAACAGTACTCAAACCCATTATCTTCAGCTAACTTAACATAGTAACAGAGTTTTTGTATTGGTTCGTTTGGGACAAATTCAATACCAAATTTCACAATCTCACCCTTGGTTTTTTGTTATTAATAACAATTACTATATTATCATTTTATGGTAGTAATTAAGTTTTCTATTTACCACAAATCGAAAAATATTTATAGAGGTAAAAATTTTTGATAGGGGGTATTAATTTATAAGAAAATATTTAACTCTAAGAAAAAATGTTTAAATGTCAAAAACCATTTAAATAATATAAATAATATTTAGGAAGTTTATCACAATTTTGTGATTCTTCAAATCATCATCTTAATTCTAATCATATTTCATATTATAAGCTTAATTTGAAGGTGACAGTTATGAATCTGGAAGAAAGAAAGAAATTGGAAACAAAATCTATTGATGAACTGGATTTAATTGGAAAAAAAGTTTGTGTTGATACCTGTGTAGTTATAGATGGTAGAATAACTGAATTAATTGAGAGAGGTAAGCTGAAAGATGCTACAATAATAATCCCTGAAGCAGTTGTTTCTGAATTAGAATATCAAGCAAATATGGGAAGAGAAATTGGATATAAAGGAATAGAAGAGCTTAGAAAATTAACAGAGAAAGCTAATGAGCATAATATTAAAGTTGAATACTGTGGAGAGAGGCCTACAAGAGAAGAGATATTTTTGGCAAAAAGTGGAGAAATTGATGCAATGATTAGAAAAGTAGCCAAAGAGACAAACTCTATATTATTAACAAGTGATTGGATTCAATATAACTTAGCTAAAGCACAAGGTATTGAAGCTTACTTCTTAGAAACCATGGAAGAAGAAGTTGAACTTATATTAGATAAATACTTTGATGAAGAAACAATGTCTGTGCATTTAAAAGAAGGATGTTTGCCTTATGCTAAAAAAGGTAAGCCAGGGGCTGTTAAATTAGTCCCAGTTGGAGATAAGGAGCTAACTAAAGAAGAAATGGAAGATATCATTGACAACATTATAAAGTATGCTGAACAAAACAATGGATTCTTTGAAATTCAGAGAAAGGGGGCTACAGTCATTCAGTTAGGAAATATCAGGATTTCAATTGCAAGACCACCATTCTCTGAGGCATTGGAAGTTACAGCAGTTAGACCAGTAGTTAAAGCTTCATTAGAAGATTACGGATTGTCAGAGAAATTAATGCAGAGATTAAAAGAAAGAGCAGAAGGAATTTTTGTTTCTGGACCTCCAGGAAGTGGAAAATCTACATTTGTAGCTGCATTGGCTGAATTCTATAGAAGCCAAGGAAAAATAGTTAAGACAATGGAAAGTCCAAGAGATTTGCAGGTTAGTAAGGAAATAACCCAATATGCACCATTGGAAGGAGATATGGAGAAGACATGTGATATCCTATTATTGGTTAGACCTGACTACACAATTTATGATGAAGTTAGGAAGACAAGGGACTTTGAGATATTTGCAGACATGAGAATGGCTGGAGTTGGAATGGTTGGAGTTGTTCATGCTTCAAAACCAATAGATGCCATCCAAAGATTAATTGGAAGAGTTGAGCTTGGAGTTATTCCACAAGTTGTTGATACTGTAATATTCATAAAAGATGGTAAGATACAGAAGGTTTATGAGATTGACTTCACAGTTAAAGTGCCTTATGGAATGGTTGAAGAAGATTTAGCAAGGCCTGTTATTGAAGTTAAGGACTTTGAGACTGGAAGAGTTGAGTATGAAATCTATACTTATGGAGAGCAAGTTGTAGTCATGCCAATTAAAGATGAAAATAATAAAAGAGCTCCAATATATGGATATGCTGAAGAGAAGTTAGAGGAGATATTGAAAAAACTTCTACCAAGAAAAGCCAAGCCAATGGTAAAAGTTACTGGAGATAATTCAATTGATTTAATTGTTCCAGAAAAATATGTTGGGGCTATTATAGGTAAAGGTGGAAGGGAAATATCAAAATTAGAAGATATGCTTGGATTGAAGATTTCAGTTAAAGAAAAGGAAAAAGAAGAAGAAAAAGATATGGAAAGGATATATAGAAAGTATGAATTTGTAAGTGAGCTTGAATCAACAAGGATTTATGAAACTGACAAATATGTAGTTGTAGATGTTGGAGAGGACTTTGCAGGAGAGAATATAAGAATCTACATAGATGGAAAGTTATTAACAACTGTAACTGTTAGAAATGATGGAACAGTAAGGATAAACAAAAAAACAAAGGTAGGAAAAGAGATTTTAGATGCAATTGACGAAGGAAGAGATATATATGTTGATTTGCAGTAAAATGTCTTTTACTATTTTTTAACTGAAACTTTAAGAAAGTTTCATCAAAATTGGACACTATTGGACATTAATTGCCTCTGAAAGAGGCAACTTATAACTAATTATCAAAGTTTTAAAACTAATATGGCATTTATAGAAGCCCTTTGGGCTTCTAAGTTCATTAACAAATATATTTCCTTTGATAATTGGTTAAATGGACGTGGGGTATCCGCAACCATAGGGCTATCGCCCTATTGGGATACCCCAGAAATTCTAAGTTACACCTCCGAGCGTAAGCGAGGAGGTGTTAGATTTTGATGAACCTTTTAGTAAAAGGTTCATACCAATAGGGGCTTTGCCCCTATGGTTTTTTAACTTTTAGCTATTTTTACAGCATCTTTTAAGTTAATTAAACCTTTATATAAAGCAGAGCCAATAACAACTCCATAAATGTCAAGCTCTTTTAGAGCTTTTATATCATCTAAGGTTGTAATCCCACCAGAATAGATGATAGGAATGTTAGTTTTTTCAATTAGCTCTTTAATTACATCTATATTTATCCCTTTTAATAAACCTTCAACATCTACATTTGTAAATAATATATAACCAACCTTATCTTCAAATTCTTTAATAACTTGTATTGGAGTTTTATCTACTTTTTCTTTCCATCCTTTGATAACCACTTTCCCATCTTTACACTCTACAGCCAAAACAATCCTATCCTTTCCAATCTCTTTATTTAAATCATCTATAAATTCTGGTTCTAAAATAGCCTTAGTTCCAACTATGACTCTATCAACACCAATATCTATCAATTCTTTTGCTACATCTAAGCTTCTAATTCCTCCACCTACTTCAACTGGAACATTAACTTCTTTTATAATGTTTTTAATAATATCTCTATTATTCCCACTTCCAAATGCGGCATCTAAGTCAATTATATGCAAATACTCAGCCCCATTTTCTACCCATTTTTTAGCAACTTCAACTGGATTATCTATCTCTAAATGCTTTTTATTTGGGTCTCCTTGAATTAATTGAACACATTTTTTATCTTTTAAATCAACTGCAGGAATTATTATCATTTTAAATCACCACAGAGTTATTATTCCATAGGGGCAAAGCCCCTATTGGTATGAACCTTTTACTAAAAGGTTCATCAAAATCTAACACCTCCTCGCTTACGCTCGGAGGTGTAACTTAGAATTTCTGGGGTATCCCAATAGGGCGATAGCCCTATGGTTGCGGATACCCCGGGATGCATTGCTTCTTTTGGGAAGCAATGCCTCTTAGAATTATAGTTTTTTGCAAAACTTATTAAATTAAAAAGGCATATTTGAAGCCCTACATTCCAAGATATTTTGCAAAACTATATATATTTTAATCGAAATTACCACAGAGTTATTATTAATGGTCCTTTAGCATTTGGTTTCTTTTTTATCATTAGTATGGCATCTTCCC is from Methanocaldococcus bathoardescens and encodes:
- a CDS encoding PINc/VapC family ATPase — encoded protein: MNLEERKKLETKSIDELDLIGKKVCVDTCVVIDGRITELIERGKLKDATIIIPEAVVSELEYQANMGREIGYKGIEELRKLTEKANEHNIKVEYCGERPTREEIFLAKSGEIDAMIRKVAKETNSILLTSDWIQYNLAKAQGIEAYFLETMEEEVELILDKYFDEETMSVHLKEGCLPYAKKGKPGAVKLVPVGDKELTKEEMEDIIDNIIKYAEQNNGFFEIQRKGATVIQLGNIRISIARPPFSEALEVTAVRPVVKASLEDYGLSEKLMQRLKERAEGIFVSGPPGSGKSTFVAALAEFYRSQGKIVKTMESPRDLQVSKEITQYAPLEGDMEKTCDILLLVRPDYTIYDEVRKTRDFEIFADMRMAGVGMVGVVHASKPIDAIQRLIGRVELGVIPQVVDTVIFIKDGKIQKVYEIDFTVKVPYGMVEEDLARPVIEVKDFETGRVEYEIYTYGEQVVVMPIKDENNKRAPIYGYAEEKLEEILKKLLPRKAKPMVKVTGDNSIDLIVPEKYVGAIIGKGGREISKLEDMLGLKISVKEKEKEEEKDMERIYRKYEFVSELESTRIYETDKYVVVDVGEDFAGENIRIYIDGKLLTTVTVRNDGTVRINKKTKVGKEILDAIDEGRDIYVDLQ
- the hisA gene encoding 1-(5-phosphoribosyl)-5-[(5-phosphoribosylamino)methylideneamino]imidazole-4-carboxamide isomerase; amino-acid sequence: MIIIPAVDLKDKKCVQLIQGDPNKKHLEIDNPVEVAKKWVENGAEYLHIIDLDAAFGSGNNRDIIKNIIKEVNVPVEVGGGIRSLDVAKELIDIGVDRVIVGTKAILEPEFIDDLNKEIGKDRIVLAVECKDGKVVIKGWKEKVDKTPIQVIKEFEDKVGYILFTNVDVEGLLKGINIDVIKELIEKTNIPIIYSGGITTLDDIKALKELDIYGVVIGSALYKGLINLKDAVKIAKS